CAGGACATCCTCAACGGTTCCGTGTTCCACGATTTTGCCCTGGTACATGACGGCTACGCGGTCGGCGATGTTCCAGGCGAGGCCGAGGTCGTGGGTGATGACGAGGGCGCCGAGGCCAAGCTCGCATTTGAGTCGAAGCAGGAGCGCGAGTACCTCGGCACGCACGGAGGCGTCGAGGCTTGCAACAGGCTCGTCAGCCACAATGAATTCTGGTCCGAGGGCGAGCGCGCCGGCGATAACAACTCGCTGCCGCTGACCGCCGGAAAGCTCTTGGGGGATGGCCTGAAAATACTTTTCTGGCGGAGTGAGCTCTGCAGCGGTGAGCGCGCTGGCCACGATCTCGCTCTCGTCGCCCTTCATGCCGTGGAGACGCGGGCCCTCGGCAACGGCTTCGTATACGGAATGCCTCGGATTGAGCGCGGCCGACGGGTCCTGCAACACAAACTGCACCTTGCTGCGGTACTGCTTGAGGTCGCGACGCTTATGGGAGAGCGGTTTGCCCCGGTACAGCACATCACCTGAGGTTGGCTGCTGCAGGCCAAGGATGGTGCGGGCGAGCGTCGTCTTTCCCGACCCCGACTGGCCAACCAATGCGATAATTTCGCCAGGACGGCACGTGAGGTCGACGTTGTCTACGGCGGTGTGGCCGCGTTCGCCCCTCCCAAATTGGACGGTGAGGCCGCGAGCCGCGAGTACACCCTCGCCGAGGTCAAGCATGGCGGTTGGTGGGGAGATTGCAACGCTTTCTTCCGGCAGTGGCCCGTCTGGGCCTGGAGCATTGTCAGCGGTGTAGCCGGGAAGCGAGAGCCGCGAGGACCAATCGCCGATAGTGGGGAACGCAGCGGCAAGCGCTTTGGTGTGCGGATGCTGGGGATTAGCCATCACCTCAGCAGACGGACCCTGCTCAACAATTACGCCGTGCTGCATGACAACAATTCGTTCGCAGGTAGACGCGAGTACCGAGAGGTCGTGGCTGATCATGAGCAACGAGAGCCCGCGGCTGCGCACGAGCTCGGCAAGGACGTCAAGAATCTGCGCCTGCACGATCACGTCAAGCGCGGTTGTTGGCTCGTCGGCGATGATGATGTCTGGTTCGCACGCGAGGGCCATCGCGATCATGACGCGCTGCTTTTGGCCGCCGGAGAGCTCGTGAGGGTACGAGGCCCCTTTTGAACGGGGGAGGTCAACCGACGCAAGCAACTCGTTCACTCGAGTGAGCCGTTCCGACTCCTGCTTATACTTTGCCCTGTCTCCCGTTGCGTGCAGGATGAGCGCCTCGCTGATCTGATCGCGAATGCGCTGCACCGGGTTGAGCGAGTGCATCGCCCCCTGGAATACCACTGAGGCTTCCGTCCAGCGCACCGCGCGCAGGCGGCCCCACGTCATATCGGCGACCGACTCGTCGCCGAGCAGGATCTTGCCCTCGATAGTTGCGTTGGCGGGAAGGAGGCGGAGCACGCTCATCGCAAGCGTTGATTTTCCGCATCCGGACTCGCCGGCAAGGCCGAGTGTTGTGCCCGGCTCAAGCACAAGGCTCACGCCGTTGACGGCGTTGACGATGCCTCGTCCTGATTCTTTTTGGGTGGTGTACGAGATTTTGACGTTATCGAACGTGAGCTTTGGCATCAGCGACCTCGCAGCGTTGGGTTGATGACGGATTCAAGGGCTCGTCCGACGAGGGTGAACGAGAGTACAACAACAACAATCGCGATTCCTGGCGGCAGCACGTACCACCAGTATCCGCCGGTTGCAGCGCCGGTATCGAGCGCGAGCTTGAGCATCGAGCCCCACGACACGGAACCGGGGTCGCCGAGTCCGAGGAACGCAAGGGTTGACTCGGCAATAATTGCTGAACCGACCGTGAGCGTGGTGTTGGCAAGGACGAGGGGGAGCACCGCAGGAAGGACGTGCTTGCTGATGACGTGAAAGTGGCTCGCACCAAGCGCCCACGAGCGTTCGATGTAGGGACGAGACTCAACCGTGAGGGTCTGTGAGCGAACCACACGAGCGGTCGATGCCCACGAGGTCACGCCGATCGCGATCACGATGGTGACAACGCCAGGGCCAATCACGCTTGACAACACAATGGCAAGCACGAGTGACGGAACAACAAGAAAGAAGTCGATAACTCGCATGAGCACGCTCTGCGTGATGCCGTGGAAGTGTCCGGATGCCATACCCATGACCGTGCCGATCACCATGGAGACGAGCGTTGCCGCGAAGCCAACAAGCAGCGAGACTCTGGCTCCCCAAACAAGCATGACGAGGACGCTTCGACCCGCTGGGTCTGTGCCGAGTGGCAAAGCCCATGATGGCGGCGCGTTCTGCGGGTTGTCCAGCTTTGTCACGTCGAGCAGCTCTGCCGGGAACAGAATCGGGGCAAGCACCGCAAGGGCGATGACGATAAGCAATATGACAAGGCCGATCAGGCCTGAGCGGTGGGAACGAAACTCCCGCCATACTTCTGCGGCCCGCTGGCGCCGCCGTGCGGCAGCAACGTTGACCTTGCGGGGTCCTGAGAATGTTCGTGTAGTCGTCATGCGGTGCGCAACCTTGGGTCGAGGACCCGGTAGACCAGGTCTGCAATGAAATTCATGAGGATGACGATTGCCGAGAAGACAACAAATGTTCCCTGCAACACGGGGAAGTCGGGGGCGCTCAGCGCCTGGAACGTCAAGAATCCAAGACCGGGCCAGGAGAAGACCGTCTCAACCGTCACCGCGCCGCCGATGAGGCCACCGAGGGTGAGGAAGATGAGCGTGACGGTTGGCAGGAGCGCGTTGGGGACCGCGTGGCGGCGTCGCACTTTGTCTTCTCTGAGGCCCTTTGCCCGTGCCGTTGTGAGGTAATCGGAGGTCATCTCTTCGAGGAGAGATGCTCGCATCACGAGGAGGTACTGGGCGTACACAACCGCCGTCATTGTGAGGGCCGGGAGTGCGAGGTGGTGGAGGACGTCGAGGAAGGCCGCGAAGCCCTCGTTATTTGCCCCTGCCGTGACAATGCCGCCGGTCGGGAACCAGCCAAGGGTTCCCGCGAAGAAGAGGAGCAGCAGCAGGCCTAGCCAGAACGTTGGCACTGACCAGAAGGTCAGCGCGATTCCCGTTTGGACCTTATCGAACATGCTGCCGTGTTTCCAGGCCGCCCGCTGGCCGAGCCAGAGGCCAAGCACAACGGAGAGGGCCGCAGCCGTTCCGGTGAGCAGGAGGGTCGGCCCGAGCCGGTCGCCAATCAGCTGGGCGACCGGCTCGTTAAAGGTGTACGAGAAACCAAGGTTTCCCTGAACCAGGTCGGTGAGGTAGCGCCAGAACTGGCTGAGCAGCGGTTGGTCGAGGCCAAGCTGCTGCCGCAGGATTTCCATCTGTTCTGCGCTCACCCGTCGCCCGTCGGCCATTGACCGAACGGGGTCACCTGGCAGGATGCGGAAGGCAAAGAAGCCGAGCACCACCACCATAATGAGCGACACGAGGGCGCCTCCGGCTTTCGTCGCGGCGTAGCGGAGCCACGAGCTTGCGCGGGGTGGTTCGTCTATATCCGCCGCGGGTATCCCGGAGGCGACCATCGTATCGGCCATGCGTGTTACTCCTTGTTATCCGCTGAAGCGCCGCGGCGGCGTGACACAACGATGACGGTCACGACTCCAATAACTACAACTCCACCGATGATCCACCAGAGGGGGTTTGCACCGCCGCCTGATTCTCCGCCGGAGGTCGTTGACTCAATCGGAGTTGCCGAGTACAGACCCCACGGGCCGTTCTGGCCGAGGATAACACCCTCGCCTTCCGGCTGGCGTACGAAGTCACCAAAGCGGTCGGATCGGTACGCCTGGAGCGACTTCTGGTAGTAGAGCACGTTGTTGACTGCTGCGTTGTAGATGAGCTTCTGGGCCTCAACCACGTATTCGCTGCGCTTCTCCTGGTCGAGCTCTGCGTGCTGCTTCGCGTACATCTCATCGAATTCCGGCGAGCACCAGTTCGACTCGCTCGTGGCTCCCGTGCCGTCGGCGTTGGGGCGCGACGAGCAGAGGTTGATCGACATTTGGAAGTCAGGGTCTGGGCCCATTCCCCAACCGGTGAAGTACAGGTCGTAGTTGCCGAGGGTCGAATCATCGTTGACCTGTGCTGGCGCCTTCATCTCGCTCGTGATACCGATTCCGATGTCCTTCAGCCACGGCTTGATGTAGTCAACCATCTGCTGGTGGGTTGGGTCGGTTGAGCGTCCCATGAGGCGAAGCTGGATGGGGTTGCCAGACTTATCAACGCGGATTCCGTCGGCACCCTTGGTGTAGCCGGCGTCGTCGAGCAGCTTGTTTGCGGCAGCAGGGTCGAAGCTGTAGGGCAGCTCGCTGGCGTTCCAGTGGTACAGCGGGTAGGTCGGGGGAATTTCGGCGGTTGCCGGGTCGCCAAGACCCTGCATGACCTTGTCGAGCAGCGTTGAGCTGTCGATTGCGCGCACGATGGCCTGGCGAACAATGGGGTCTTGCAGCACGGGGTTGCCGTCGCCCATCGGCTGGCCTGCGGAATCCATTGCTCCAGGGTTGATCGCGATGGCCGTGTAGCGGCGGCCGGTTCCCGCGATGGCGGTGATGTTGTCGACCGACTCGAGTGCCTTGTACTGGGCTGGCGTGAGGTCAGCGGCGATGTCAACCTCGCCGGTCTTGAGGGCCTGCACCGAGGCATCCGAGTTCTTAAACGGAACGTAGATGACCCCGCCAACCTTTGGTGCGCCTTCGCGGTAGTTATCGTTTGCCTTGAGCTCTACGCCGCCGGTCTTCGAGTACTTGGTGATGATGAAGGGGCCAGATCCGACGGTGTCTGAGTCGTTGGGGTACGCGGCTGGGTCGTCGATTGTTGACCAGACGTGTTCAGGAACGATGGGAAGCTCAACGCCTGGGTTTGATGCCTGCGGAGCGCTCAGCTCCATAACAACAGTGGTGTCGTCTGGCGCGCTCACCGTGTCAATGTTTTCGAGGAGTGCGCCGTATGCCTGCTTGAGGGCGTCGTTTTCCTTGATCGCCTCGATGGTCCAGACAACGTCTTCGCTCGTGATGGGCTCGTCGTCTGACCATTTTGCGTCTGGATCGAGTTTGAAGGTCCACGTCTTTGCGTCGTCCGAGGTTTCCCAGCTGTCTGCCATGCCTGGGGCGACGGCGTTGTCGCTTGCGGCGAACTGCACGAGGGGCTCGTACTGATAGGCGAGGAGGGCTGTGCTGCTCGCGAGAATGGCGATAAAGGGGTTGAGCGAGTCGATCTCGCCAACCATAGCAACGCGGATGTTGGGGCGGTCAGCTGCGGTTGCGGTTGATGTTGCTGAGCCGACTCCCACTACGCCGATTGCAACGGCCCCGAGGGCTGCCGCAAAGCGGCGACCGCGATGCTTTCTCCCTCGTGGTGTTGTGGATGAAGCGTCTGGTGTATTCATGTAGCACTACTTCCTCTTACGTTTCACAAGTTTGCAGTCTTGGTACTGTCTCTGCGACCCAATCGCCGAAAGGCTATGTCTAGTTTCCGCAGAAAATCGAGGAAAGCAACACCACCATTGGGATTGATGGTTACAACTTACAAAACAAGCATACGAAACGCAAGGCATCAATATACTGAGTTGGTGCCGCAACGTCGCGGTGCTACTCGAAAGGAGCAAAATGTGGTCGATTCCAGCAGCGTCAGCCCTGTGCGCGCAGCTTATCCGCTTCGATACGTCAAATTTTGGCGAGGGCAAGAGTGCCGGAGAACGGGACATCGCTGAGTACATTTTTTCCCTTCTTGCTGAGGCGGGATACGAACCGCATCTGCTCGGCCCAACCGAGGAACGTGCCTCCGTTGTTGTCCGGGTGGAGGGCGAGCATCCTGAGCTTCCCGGCATCCTTGTGCACGCGCACACGGATGTTGTGCCTGCCGACGCCGCTGAGTGGACCCGTGACCCCTTCGACGGCCGGGTCGAGGATGGCTACGTGTACGGGCGCGGCGCGGCCGATATGAAGGACATGGTCGCGATGACGCTCAAAACGCTGCTCGAGTGGGCGAGTGAGGGAGTGCGGCCACAGCGGGATGTTGTTGTGGTCTTTGTAGCTGACGAGGAAGACAAAGGCGAGTACGGCGCGTTGTGGCTTGTCGCCGAGCATCCAGAGCTGTTCAGAGGGGTTGAATGCGCAATTGGGGAGTCTGGTGGCAACGCAACCCCACTTCCTGCCGCCGACGGGAGCACCGTGACGCTGTACCCAATCGCGACGGGCGAGCGGGGCACCCTGCACATGCGGCTTCGCGCAGAGGGCGTTCCAGGCCACGGCTCGCGCCCGCAGCCCGACAGCGCGATCACACGCCTCCTTGGGGCCTGCTACCGCATCAACTCTTTTACCTGGCCTATTCAGCTCACCGAAACGGTGCGCGACTATATTTCGGTGGGGTCGACGGCACTCGGCCACGAGCCTGATCTTGAGACTGAGGACGGCATCATGGCCGCGATTGAGGTGCTTGGTGAGGCTGGAGATGTCGCACGCGCGACCATCCGCTGCTCGGCAACAACTACTGTGCTGCGTGCCGGTTATAAGACCAACGTTATTCCTGGGTCTGCCGAGGCCGACGTTGATGTGCGTTGCCTGCCAGGCACCGAGCAGTTTGTGCTTGACACGATCGATGAGCTGCTCGGCGAAAACGTGACGAGGGAGTTCCTATCGCACCAGTCGCCAGTCTCGTCGTCGCCGCACTCACCCTGGTTTCTTGCAATGCGTGATGCGGTGCTTCGTTCGAATCCCGATGGCGTTGTTGTTCCCGTGTGTATGGGCGGCGGAACCGATGCAAAAGCGTTTGCGGCTCTCGGGATTGAAACCTTTGGGTTCACGCCGCTGACCGCTGACCCTGATGGCCGCACCTCTGCGGGTGTTCACGGGATCGACGAGCGCGTGCCTGCATCCTCAATTGATGGTGGGCAACTGGTGTTGAAGGATTTTTTGCAGCATGTCTAGGGCCAGCGGTGATGCCCGGCCGGATGAACGCCTGTCGCAGCTTGCGGCCGGACGCGTTGCGGCGCTGAAAGCCCCCGCATCGTTCCTTGCCGTAGCTGACGCGCAGGGAGGCCTTCGCTGCGGAAGCAGTGGCGACAGCGGTGGGGGAACCGAGCCTGCGCTCGACACGCAGTTTCGTATTGCGTCGTGCACAAAATCGTTTACCGCCGCACGCATACTGCAGCTCAGGGATGCCGGACTGCTTGATCTTGACGCCCCGATCACGAGTCTGCTCCAAGGCCCCCTCAACCTGCTGCTGCCGGATGAGTTCAGCACGACCCCAACTCCGCGGATGCTGCTCACGATGAGCGCCGGGTTTGCGACCGATAATGAGTGGGCCGACCGGCAAGAATCGCTTGGGCAGTCAGCGCTCGACGCGTTGCTCGCCGGCGGCGTCCGATTTATTGCGGAGCCGGGGACCCAGTACGAATATTCAAATCTTGGCTACGCGATCTTAGGTCGCATCGCTGAGGAGATCTGCGGCCAGCCGTTCACCACGCAGGTTGAGCAGTTTGTGCTCAAGCCGCTTGGGCTCGACTCGATTCGCTTTGCTGTCGATCCAACGAGGGACACCGCCGTTGGATTCTCATACCAGGCAGAAACCTGGGTTGACCAGCCGCTCACGGGCCCCGGCGCGTTTTCGCCCATCGGTGGGTTATTTGCCTCTGCTGCTGAGCTCATTCGCTGGGGACAGTGGCTGGCAGATGCGTTCGCGCCCGGCGCTTCCGACGAGGTATTGTCCGCCAGCTCGCGACGAGAAATGCAGACCTCTTGGGTTCAGCGGCCGAGCCCTGACCTCGTCATTGGCTATGGCTTCGGGGTGTTTGTCGAGCAGGACCCTGCGCTTGGTACGGTGGTTTCTCACTCTGGAGGCTACCCAGGGTTTAGCTCGCATATGCGCTGGCGCATCGACTCTGGCACGGTTGCGGTTGGGTTTGAGAACGGAACCTACGCTGGCGTGTTTGAGCCGGTTAGGGCGGTTCTGCTGGATGCGGAGGGGGCGGATGCAACCGCATCCGCTGGACTCCAGAACAGGTCGAAGCGGGGCAAGGCGGGAGCGCCGTGGCCAGAAACTCAACGGGCCGTTGACCTGGTGACCGACCTTATTGGTGCTTGGAGCGATGAGCGTGCAGACGAGGTGTTCACAAGCAACGTTGCGGCTGACCTGCCCTACGCGCTTCGGCGGTCGAACATCGAACACGTTGTGGCGGAAATCGGTCGGCCATTTCGTATCGAAGACGTTGAATACCCGACAGCGGCTGCGGCCAACTGGCGTGTGCGGGGGAGCGGCGGAGTCCTGAACGTCGCGATCACGCTGCATCCGCTGCATCCGCCGCGCGTTCAGTCGCTGGAGCTCAGCACGGGCGATTGAGGTGGGTTGGTGTATTCCCTGACTACGCCAGGTGCCAAATCTCGGCCAGCAACCGTGCCCGTTGGCCGAGCGAGGCAACAAGAATTGCCTCGTTCGGAGCGTGCGCGCCCCTGCCGTCAGGACCGAGCCCGTCGATACTTGGGATGCCAAGAGATCCGGTGATGTTGGTGTCAGCCGCCCCTGCAGCTGGCCCATGGCTGAACGTGATGCCAACGGCTTCGGATGCCCGTTCAACGGCGCCGATGAGTTCGGCAGCGACGTCGGAGGCTTCCCAGCACGGGCGGTTCGAGAGGAGTTCGGCGACGACGATCGCTCCGGCCCGCACTGGGGAGGGCGAGAGGAGCTTCGGCAGTAGTTCAGCCTCAACCGCTGCGCTCGTAAAGCGCAGCCCAATCTCTGCGCTGGCGCGCCCTGGAACAACGTTTGCGCGGGTGCCGCCGGTGATTGAACCCACGTTGCAGAGCATCCCGTCGACCCCCTCAACCTGTGAGCGGAGCCATACGAGTTGGTCAACAAGCTCATCGATTGCCGAGACGCCGGATGCCGGGTCGAGTGCCGCATGGGCCTCGCGCCCTGTCACGCTCAGCCTGATGCGGGTGCTACCCCAGCGCGACGTTTTGATGCCGCCGCCGGGATGAGGAGGCTCGAGCCCGATCGCGGCGTACACCGCGCCCCGCTGCGCCTCGACGAGGTGGCGTGCGGTCGGAGAGCCGATCTCTTCGTCCGCGACGAGGAGCACGCGAAGCGGGCGTCGGTCAGTTGAGGACTGCTGTGCGATTGCTATCGCTTCAAGCAGCGCGACGATGCCGCCCTTCATGTCGTAGCTTCCCGGCCCGTGAAACCAGCCGTCTTCGATGATAACGGGGGCCTCTGCGAGGCGGCCGACGGGCCATACCGTGTCGTGATGGGCGAGGAAGAGGAGCGGCAACTCATCTGCGCGGGTGCCTGCGCCTGGCACCGAGATTGTCCAGTGATTGCCGGTGTCTGATGGATGTGTTTCTGCTGTCGCCCCGAGCGCGCGGAAGTCATCGGCGATGATGGCTCCGAGCGAATCGAGCCGTGCGCTGTCGCCAGTGGGGGATTCGTGCTCGACGTACCGTCTGAGGCGGGTAGTGAGACGGTCCAAAAGGGCTTGCGACTCGTCTGAACTGAGGTGTATGTTCATAGATATGTAACCTATCCGTGACTTGAGGCAAGCACAATAGGCATAATTTCAAAGAAATTGGCAGCTTGGCTCGCAAGATGCGTTTCTTATATAACAAAGGTGTTCAATGACCGGTGAGTCACAATCCGACTTGCAGATTCGCGTGCTGTCGAGCGGCGACGAGCTTGGACAGGCCTCAGCGCTGTACCGAAACGTTTTTGGTTACGATAGCTCAACCACCGGGCTCTCGCCCCGGCTGATGCGAAGTCTCGTTGACAACGGGGGTATCGTTCTTGGCGCGGTTACGCCACAGCACGCGCTCGTTGGGCTCATCTACGGCTTCACCGGACACGACGGCAACGGATTTTTCCACTACTCGCAGGCAGCCGCAATCGCGCCTGAAGCGCAAGGCAAAGGCCTCGGCCGCCAGCTGAAGCAGACACAGGCCGAACTCGCGCGTGGCATGGGATTCTCCCGGATGCGTTGGACCTACGACCCAACCGACGTCCGCAACGGGCACTTCAACCTCAACGTGCTCGGCGGAAACGGCATCCGGTTCTACCCCGACTACTACCAAGATGACGGGTCTGACCGCATCCTCATCGAGTGGGCCCTCAACAGCGATGCCGCCCAACAACCGGAGAGCGCAGGGCAGCCGGGCGTGACGGTTCCCGCCGGTATTCGCCAGCTTCGGATCACCGATCCAGAGACCGCCTCCGCCGTCTCTGCCAGGGTTCGGAGCGAGTTGGAAGCCGGGTTTGCCGGCGGAGGTATCCTCAGCTCCTGCGAACGGCAGGGTGACGGCTCAGCGATCTATCGTTTTGGCACAATGGCGCAGCCAACGGCGGGAAAGGCCACGGTATGAGCGAGCAAGCAGCAGACCAGTTTGCGACGCCACACGAACGCTTCGATGCGCGGCTCCAGCGCAGGAGCGCAACCGTGCTCAAAGCTCGCATCGCCCAAGCGGAACGCGACTCGATGCTTGCGGCAGTTGAAGCAGTGCAGTCGGATAGCTCGATTGAGCATGCCTCGGCGCTTATCGTGAAGGCCCGCAGGCGTTTCATCCTTGGGTCGGGCAAATCGAGGGGCTACGCGACCTTGCTCGCTGGCGACCTTGATGCCAGCCTGACGCATATCGCGCTGGTCGGTTCGTCTAGCTCCGACGCGCTCAGTTTATTGAGCGACGTTCGGGCAACCGACGTCCTTGTTGTGGTGTCGCTCAGCCGGTTCCGGCGGGACACCATCAGCATCGCGCAGCGTTTTGCCGAAGCCGGGGGAGTTGTGGTGCTTATCACCGACTCGCCAAACTCGCCGCTCGCGCCATTTGCGGAGGTGCAGGTGGTTGTGGCGACCGGCAGTGCGAGCTACACCAACTCACCGACGGCGCTTGTGCTTGCGCTTCATCTCATTGCCTCAATCACCGCGGCCAGCGCAAAGGGTGCGGGACGTCGCCTCCACGAGCGAGACCGGCTCAGCACAGAACTTGAACTGTATTACGACAACAGTCTTGATTAAGGAGTAGTCCATGAGGATCGTCAGCGCAGACGTTCACACGGTTGAACTGCCGCTTGTGCACTCGTTTGAAACGAGTTCGCATCGCAAGCGACACCTTCAGCATCTGCTCATCCGTCTTGTTGACGAGGCCGGAAACGAGGGCTGGGGTGAAGTCGCCTCGCCATCGCATCCGTTCTTTTCTCCCGAAACAACCGATACCTGTCGGTTCATCCTGGCTCAGGAGCTCCTGCCCTCGTTGCTCGGGGTCGAACTTGGCGACCCAGCAGAAGCCCCTGCTGCTGCCATCCGCACCTGGGCAAAAGTGAGGGGAAACAGTTTTGCAAGAGCCGGCCTCGAATCGGCGGTCTGGGACCTCTCGACTCGAGTTGCACACGTCTCGCTCTCTGCCGCACTCGGCGGCACCGCAACTCACATCGAAGCTGGCGTCTCGCTTGGCATCGAACCGACGGTTGAGCAATTGCTTGAGACGGTCGCCGGCCAGGTCGAGGCTGGTTACGGCAGGATCAAGCTGAAGATCGCACCGGGTTGGGACGTTGCGCCAGTGCGCGCTGTCCGGGAACGGTTTGGTGATATCGCCCTGCACGTTGATGCAAATGGGGTCTATACCGAGGCGGCAGAACACCTCGCCGCGCTGACCGAACTCGACTCATATGGGCTCACGATGATTGAGCAACCGTTTGCGCCGGCGAACATGCTCGCTTCCGCTCGCCTGCAGGCCAACATACAGACGCCAATTTGTCTCGACGAGTCAGTCGAAGAAGTAGATCATTTGCGAACAGCCCTTCGGCTGGATGCCGGTCGGGTACTCAACATTAAGGTGTCGCGTATGGGGGGCCTGAGCACCGCGAAGGAAGCCCACGATGTGTGTCGGGCAGCGGGAATCCCCGTGTGGTGTGGCGGGATGCACGAGTTTGGAGTAGGCCGAGCCACAAATATTGCGCTCGCCTCCCTTCCCGGATTTGTGATGCCCTCTGACGTGTCAGCCTCGGCAAAATATTATGCGCGGGACATCACAACCGAGCCGATCGTTGCGGTGCAGGGAAGCGTAGCGGTGCCAACCGGCGCAGGCATCGGATACACCGTTGATGAAGCCTATGTTGCGGAGCGCTCGACCGAATCGTTCACCCTGATAGCCGACACCGCTTCCGCGCGATGACCGCCCTCGAGCTTGTCATCGAGGGTGGGCATGTATATGACGGCACCGGGGCCGAAGCGGTTGTGGCAAATGTTGGAATTGCCGGTGGCAGAATTGCTGCCATCTCAGCCGAGAAGCTGAGCGCCGAGACTGTTGTTGATGCTCGGGGGCTCGCCGTCTCGCCCGGCTTTATCGATCTGCATTCGCATGCCGATTACACGGTTGAGCGCTGGCCAGAAGCGACTGGGTTGCTTGCCCAGGGCGTCACCAGCATCCTGACCGGAAACTGCGGCTGGTCGCCCTTTCCCGTTGTGGATGCTGCTGAGGCCAAGCGGTGGGGAGGATTCCTTGCCGGCGCCCCAAGCTGGGACTGGGACGACCTTGCCGGATTCGCTCGTGTCGTTGGCAGAGCGCAGCCAGCGGTCAACATCCTCCCGCAGGTTGGGCACGTTGCCGTCAGGCTTGCCGCAGTTGGGGGTGCCGAACGCGCGGCAAGCGCCGCCGAAATCGAACTGATGCGTCAGTACATTCGAACGGCAGCCGAGCAAGGCGCTTGGGGGTTCTCGACGGGGCTCATCTACGCTCCCGGTTCGTTTGCAAGCACCGCGGAAATTAACGAACTGGTGCGGGTTGCGGCTGAGGAAGGGCTGCTCTACTCAACCCATATGCGTGACGAAACGTCCCATCTGCTTGAAGCCGTAACCGAAGCTCTTAACGCGGCAGAATACGCGGGAGCAAGGCTCGAAATCTCACATATCAAGGCCATGGGGCCGGCGAATCACGGCAAAGTGCGCGAGGCGCTCGAGCTCCTTGACGCCGCCGTGGCGAGAGGCGTTGACGTTGCCGCCGACGTGTATCCCTATACCGCTTCGGGAACGACCCTCGCTTCCCGCCTGCCAACGTGGGCGCTTGATGGCGGTTTTGAGTTGCTCGTTGAGCGGTTGAGCGACCCGGAACAACGCCGCCACATTCATGCGGCGCTTGACGCTCGGTTTGGGGTTGACTTCGACCCGGCTGGAATTGTGCTCGCGGAGCTTGACCCCGGTCCGTTCCAGAACGAACGCGGGCGTAGCCTGGTGCAGATCGGTCAGGATCTGGGGGTTGACGCAGCCGAGGCGGCACTCATGATCCTGGCCGCGCATCATGGCAACGTTCCCATCATCAACCATGCGATGGACGAAGCGGATGTTGAGACCGCGCTCCGGCATCCGCTGGTGTCCGTCGCAAGCGATGGTGACGAACTCGTGCCGCACGGCGAGGGGGCGACCCATCCCAGGAGCTTTGGTACCTTCCCGCGAGTGCTGGCCAGGTATGTGCGCGAACGTGGGGTGCTGGGTCTCTCGGATGCCGTGCGCAAGATGACCGCGCTTCCCGCGAGCCGACTCGGTCTTGTTGACCGAGGAATCCTGGCTGTTGGCGCGATCGCAGATATCACGGTCTTTGATGCTGATAGCATCGCTGACCTGGCGACATATGACGACCCGTGGCAGGCGGCAACAGGCGTATGTCACGTCCTGATCGGTGGCAGAATCGCGTTTGCGGATGGCAAACCGGTGGATGCTCGGCACGGCCAGTTGCTGCTCCGGAACGAGGCAAA
The DNA window shown above is from Lysinibacter cavernae and carries:
- a CDS encoding M20/M25/M40 family metallo-hydrolase, with product MWSIPAASALCAQLIRFDTSNFGEGKSAGERDIAEYIFSLLAEAGYEPHLLGPTEERASVVVRVEGEHPELPGILVHAHTDVVPADAAEWTRDPFDGRVEDGYVYGRGAADMKDMVAMTLKTLLEWASEGVRPQRDVVVVFVADEEDKGEYGALWLVAEHPELFRGVECAIGESGGNATPLPAADGSTVTLYPIATGERGTLHMRLRAEGVPGHGSRPQPDSAITRLLGACYRINSFTWPIQLTETVRDYISVGSTALGHEPDLETEDGIMAAIEVLGEAGDVARATIRCSATTTVLRAGYKTNVIPGSAEADVDVRCLPGTEQFVLDTIDELLGENVTREFLSHQSPVSSSPHSPWFLAMRDAVLRSNPDGVVVPVCMGGGTDAKAFAALGIETFGFTPLTADPDGRTSAGVHGIDERVPASSIDGGQLVLKDFLQHV
- a CDS encoding serine hydrolase domain-containing protein — translated: MSRASGDARPDERLSQLAAGRVAALKAPASFLAVADAQGGLRCGSSGDSGGGTEPALDTQFRIASCTKSFTAARILQLRDAGLLDLDAPITSLLQGPLNLLLPDEFSTTPTPRMLLTMSAGFATDNEWADRQESLGQSALDALLAGGVRFIAEPGTQYEYSNLGYAILGRIAEEICGQPFTTQVEQFVLKPLGLDSIRFAVDPTRDTAVGFSYQAETWVDQPLTGPGAFSPIGGLFASAAELIRWGQWLADAFAPGASDEVLSASSRREMQTSWVQRPSPDLVIGYGFGVFVEQDPALGTVVSHSGGYPGFSSHMRWRIDSGTVAVGFENGTYAGVFEPVRAVLLDAEGADATASAGLQNRSKRGKAGAPWPETQRAVDLVTDLIGAWSDERADEVFTSNVAADLPYALRRSNIEHVVAEIGRPFRIEDVEYPTAAAANWRVRGSGGVLNVAITLHPLHPPRVQSLELSTGD
- a CDS encoding M20/M25/M40 family metallo-hydrolase, with translation MNIHLSSDESQALLDRLTTRLRRYVEHESPTGDSARLDSLGAIIADDFRALGATAETHPSDTGNHWTISVPGAGTRADELPLLFLAHHDTVWPVGRLAEAPVIIEDGWFHGPGSYDMKGGIVALLEAIAIAQQSSTDRRPLRVLLVADEEIGSPTARHLVEAQRGAVYAAIGLEPPHPGGGIKTSRWGSTRIRLSVTGREAHAALDPASGVSAIDELVDQLVWLRSQVEGVDGMLCNVGSITGGTRANVVPGRASAEIGLRFTSAAVEAELLPKLLSPSPVRAGAIVVAELLSNRPCWEASDVAAELIGAVERASEAVGITFSHGPAAGAADTNITGSLGIPSIDGLGPDGRGAHAPNEAILVASLGQRARLLAEIWHLA
- a CDS encoding GNAT family N-acetyltransferase codes for the protein MTGESQSDLQIRVLSSGDELGQASALYRNVFGYDSSTTGLSPRLMRSLVDNGGIVLGAVTPQHALVGLIYGFTGHDGNGFFHYSQAAAIAPEAQGKGLGRQLKQTQAELARGMGFSRMRWTYDPTDVRNGHFNLNVLGGNGIRFYPDYYQDDGSDRILIEWALNSDAAQQPESAGQPGVTVPAGIRQLRITDPETASAVSARVRSELEAGFAGGGILSSCERQGDGSAIYRFGTMAQPTAGKATV
- a CDS encoding MurR/RpiR family transcriptional regulator, whose protein sequence is MSEQAADQFATPHERFDARLQRRSATVLKARIAQAERDSMLAAVEAVQSDSSIEHASALIVKARRRFILGSGKSRGYATLLAGDLDASLTHIALVGSSSSDALSLLSDVRATDVLVVVSLSRFRRDTISIAQRFAEAGGVVVLITDSPNSPLAPFAEVQVVVATGSASYTNSPTALVLALHLIASITAASAKGAGRRLHERDRLSTELELYYDNSLD